The following proteins come from a genomic window of Mycobacterium sp. DL:
- the serB gene encoding phosphoserine phosphatase SerB, with translation MRASEAARERSSLLITVTGRDQPGVTSALFEVLSRHRVDLLNVEQVVIRGRLTLGVLVAGPAAVAGGPELAAEVESAIHGVGLDVTIEASDGMPVLGEQPSTHTIVVLGRPISAEAFGVVAREAATLGVNIDFIRGVSDYPVTGLELRVTVPPGAYGQLQAVLARVAVEESVDIAVEDYSLSRRAKRLIVFDVDSTLIQGEVIEMLAAHAGAEAAVAEVTAAAMRGEIDFAESLHRRVATLEGLPAAVLDEVADQIELTPGARTTLRTLRRLGYHCGIVSGGFRQVIEPLAHELMMDFVAANELEIVDGKLTGRVVGDVVDRPGKAKALRDFAQQAGVPMEQTVAVGDGANDIDMLSAAGLGVAFNAKPALREVADASLSHPYLDTVLFILGVTRSEIEAADAVDGLVRRVDIPD, from the coding sequence GTGAGGGCGTCAGAAGCGGCGCGGGAGCGCTCGTCGCTGCTGATCACGGTCACCGGTCGTGATCAACCCGGCGTCACCTCGGCCCTGTTCGAAGTGCTGTCCCGACACCGCGTCGACCTGCTCAACGTCGAACAGGTGGTCATCCGCGGCAGGCTGACGCTCGGCGTCCTCGTCGCGGGACCCGCCGCGGTCGCCGGTGGTCCCGAACTCGCCGCGGAGGTCGAGTCCGCGATCCACGGCGTCGGTCTCGACGTGACCATCGAGGCCAGCGACGGCATGCCGGTGCTGGGGGAGCAGCCCTCGACGCACACCATCGTGGTGCTGGGCCGGCCGATCTCCGCGGAAGCATTCGGGGTGGTGGCCCGGGAGGCGGCCACGCTGGGTGTGAACATCGACTTCATCCGCGGCGTCTCCGACTACCCCGTGACCGGCCTGGAACTGCGGGTGACGGTGCCGCCCGGAGCGTACGGCCAGTTGCAGGCGGTGCTCGCCCGGGTGGCGGTCGAGGAAAGCGTCGACATCGCGGTCGAGGACTACAGCCTGTCGCGGCGGGCCAAACGGTTGATCGTCTTCGACGTCGACTCCACCCTGATCCAGGGTGAGGTCATCGAGATGCTCGCTGCTCACGCCGGCGCCGAGGCGGCCGTCGCCGAGGTCACCGCGGCAGCGATGCGCGGCGAGATCGACTTCGCCGAGTCGCTGCACCGCCGCGTCGCGACCCTCGAAGGGCTGCCGGCCGCGGTGCTCGACGAGGTCGCCGACCAGATCGAGCTGACCCCGGGTGCCCGCACCACGCTGCGGACACTGCGGCGGCTGGGTTATCACTGCGGCATCGTCTCCGGCGGCTTCCGGCAGGTGATCGAACCCCTCGCCCACGAGTTGATGATGGATTTCGTCGCCGCCAACGAGCTGGAGATCGTCGACGGCAAGCTCACCGGCCGGGTGGTCGGTGATGTCGTGGACCGGCCCGGAAAAGCCAAGGCGCTGCGCGATTTCGCCCAACAGGCGGGTGTGCCGATGGAGCAGACGGTGGCAGTCGGCGACGGCGCCAACGACATCGACATGCTGTCGGCCGCGGGTCTCGGGGTGGCGTTCAATGCCAAGCCTGCGCTGCGTGAGGTGGCGGATGCGTCGCTGAGCCACCCCTATCTCGACACGGTGCTGTTCATCCTCGGCGTCACCCGCAGCGAGATCGAGGCGGCGGACGCGGTCGACGGGTTGGTGCGGCGGGTCGACATCCCCGACTGA
- a CDS encoding PLP-dependent aminotransferase family protein, with product MTEAMAARSLDVDLLARELGNWRTSSRSGPAYHGLADAVRLLIVDGRLPVGARLPSERALAEVLHVSRTTVTAAYTQLRDDGYLNARRGARSTTALPASPASAPASAPALSLAGAALSAPASAVMTAFAAAADDVTPYLQGMGHELVGTVALREAIAERYCERGLPTETDEVMVTTGALHAIGLILTTYIQPGDRVLVEQPTYHGALSAITTAGARPVPVSMTEDGWDLDALEAAVHQLAPNLAYLIPDNHNPTGHTMPAADRKRLAHIITETRTRTVIDETITDMWIDQPAPAPLAAELAGRRDLVLTVGSMSKSFWGGLRIGWIRAERNTIATLTTLRPSIDMGTAILEQLAAARLLAQRDELLPERREILRTRRAFLQSLLHEQLPDWQPGPGAGGMSLWVRLPAPMSTALSAAASRIGLELPAGPRFGVDGTLERFVRIPYALPEDQLAEAVGLLARAWRSVTGSAATEPTTVVV from the coding sequence ATGACCGAGGCAATGGCGGCACGATCGCTTGATGTGGACCTGTTGGCCCGCGAACTCGGCAACTGGCGAACATCCAGTCGGAGCGGGCCCGCGTACCACGGCCTAGCCGACGCGGTCCGGTTGTTGATCGTCGACGGCCGACTGCCGGTGGGTGCGCGACTACCCAGCGAGCGCGCGTTGGCCGAGGTGTTGCACGTGTCCCGCACCACCGTCACCGCCGCATACACACAGTTGCGCGACGACGGCTACCTCAACGCCCGCCGAGGCGCCCGGAGCACCACCGCCCTGCCCGCCTCTCCCGCGTCGGCGCCGGCATCGGCGCCGGCGCTGAGCCTGGCCGGCGCGGCACTGTCCGCGCCGGCGTCCGCGGTGATGACGGCCTTCGCCGCAGCGGCAGACGACGTGACGCCGTACCTGCAGGGCATGGGCCACGAACTCGTCGGCACCGTGGCGCTTCGCGAGGCCATCGCCGAAAGGTACTGCGAGCGAGGCCTTCCCACCGAAACAGACGAGGTGATGGTGACCACCGGGGCGCTGCACGCCATCGGTTTGATCCTCACGACATACATCCAGCCCGGCGACCGTGTCCTGGTGGAGCAGCCCACGTATCACGGTGCGCTGTCGGCGATCACCACCGCGGGGGCACGTCCGGTTCCGGTGTCGATGACCGAGGACGGCTGGGATCTGGACGCGTTGGAGGCGGCGGTGCATCAGCTGGCACCCAACCTCGCCTACCTGATTCCCGACAATCACAACCCGACCGGCCACACCATGCCTGCTGCTGATCGAAAACGTCTGGCGCACATCATCACCGAGACCCGGACCCGGACCGTCATCGACGAGACGATCACCGACATGTGGATCGATCAGCCGGCGCCTGCGCCATTGGCCGCCGAATTGGCCGGCCGACGTGACCTGGTGCTGACGGTCGGCTCGATGTCGAAGTCGTTCTGGGGTGGGCTGCGGATCGGCTGGATCCGCGCCGAGCGCAACACCATCGCCACCCTGACCACGCTGCGACCCTCGATCGACATGGGCACCGCGATACTCGAGCAACTGGCCGCCGCAAGACTTCTCGCGCAGCGCGACGAACTGCTCCCGGAGCGCCGGGAGATCCTGCGGACCCGGCGAGCGTTCCTGCAGTCGCTGCTGCACGAGCAGCTACCCGATTGGCAACCGGGACCCGGCGCCGGCGGCATGTCGCTGTGGGTGCGACTGCCCGCTCCGATGAGCACCGCGTTGTCTGCCGCCGCCTCGCGCATCGGCCTCGAACTGCCCGCCGGCCCCCGGTTCGGCGTCGACGGAACCCTGGAGCGTTTCGTCCGGATCCCCTACGCGCTGCCCGAGGACCAGCTCGCCGAAGCCGTCGGCCTGCTCGCCCGCGCCTGGCGCAGCGTGACCGGCTCCGCCGCAACCGAACCCACGACCGTCGTGGTGTGA
- a CDS encoding nucleoside/nucleotide kinase family protein encodes MWRVSGQHTLESLAAEAIALGESSPRAVLGIAGSPGAGKSTLVAEVLGRINERCGPGWAAHVPMDGFHLADDQLRRLGLLDRKGAPETFDPAGYAHLLERVRTETEADVYVPGFDRLLEQPVAGALVVQPVARLVITEGNYLLLDDPPWLRVRRAIDRVWFVAAEEQLRIARLTARHVEFGKSASAAQAWVADVDERNAVRVAPSRLAADRVIVNGASGWAFLE; translated from the coding sequence ATGTGGAGGGTGAGCGGCCAACACACGCTGGAGTCGCTGGCGGCTGAGGCGATCGCGCTGGGCGAAAGCAGTCCGCGAGCGGTCCTGGGCATCGCCGGCAGTCCCGGTGCCGGAAAGTCGACGCTGGTGGCCGAGGTCCTCGGTCGGATCAACGAACGCTGCGGGCCCGGGTGGGCCGCACACGTGCCGATGGACGGCTTCCATCTTGCCGACGATCAGCTGCGCAGGCTCGGCCTGTTGGATCGCAAAGGCGCGCCGGAGACCTTCGACCCCGCGGGGTACGCACATCTGCTCGAGCGGGTGCGGACCGAGACCGAGGCCGACGTGTATGTGCCGGGATTCGACCGCCTCCTCGAGCAACCGGTTGCCGGCGCGCTGGTGGTGCAGCCGGTGGCGCGGCTGGTCATCACCGAGGGCAACTACCTGCTTCTCGACGACCCGCCCTGGTTGCGGGTCCGCCGGGCGATCGACCGGGTGTGGTTCGTCGCCGCCGAGGAACAGTTGCGAATCGCGCGGCTGACCGCGCGTCACGTCGAGTTCGGCAAGAGTGCATCGGCGGCGCAGGCATGGGTCGCCGATGTCGACGAGCGCAACGCGGTGCGGGTGGCGCCGAGCCGGTTGGCGGCGGACCGGGTGATCGTCAACGGTGCGAGCGGCTGGGCGTTTCTGGAGTAG
- a CDS encoding ABC transporter ATP-binding protein: protein MPVDDVEAADPDLLIDFAKVTLRRGGRTLVGPITWSVELDERWVVIGPNGAGKTSLLRIAAAMEHPSSGTAYVLGERLGRVDMAELRSRVGLSSSALSQRIPDDEVVRDLVVSAGYAVLGRWRERYDDTDYHQALDMLESVGGEHLAERVYGTLSEGERKRVLIARSLMTDPELLLLDEPAAGLDLGGREELVARLGDLAADPDSPAMVLVTHHVEEIPPGFSHCLILSEGAVVDSGLLTDVLTAENLSTAFGQSIALDVIDGRYFARRTRSRAAHRRAK from the coding sequence GTGCCAGTCGATGACGTGGAAGCAGCCGACCCCGACCTGCTGATCGACTTCGCAAAGGTCACTCTGCGGCGCGGCGGCCGGACCCTGGTCGGCCCGATCACGTGGTCGGTGGAACTCGACGAGCGATGGGTCGTGATCGGTCCCAACGGCGCCGGAAAGACGTCGCTGCTGCGGATCGCTGCGGCGATGGAGCACCCGTCCTCGGGCACCGCATACGTGCTCGGGGAGCGGTTGGGGCGTGTCGACATGGCCGAACTCCGGTCGCGGGTCGGCCTGAGCAGTTCGGCGCTGTCGCAGCGGATCCCCGACGACGAGGTGGTGCGCGACCTGGTCGTGTCGGCGGGCTACGCCGTCCTCGGCCGGTGGCGCGAGCGCTACGACGACACCGACTACCACCAGGCACTGGACATGCTGGAAAGTGTCGGTGGCGAGCACCTCGCCGAGCGCGTCTACGGCACGTTGTCGGAGGGGGAGCGCAAGCGGGTGCTGATCGCACGGTCGCTGATGACCGACCCTGAGTTGCTGCTCCTCGACGAACCCGCCGCCGGCCTCGATCTGGGCGGCCGGGAGGAACTCGTCGCCCGCCTCGGCGACCTGGCGGCGGACCCGGATTCTCCGGCGATGGTGTTGGTCACCCACCACGTCGAGGAGATCCCGCCCGGGTTCTCCCACTGCCTGATCCTGTCGGAGGGCGCGGTGGTCGATTCCGGCCTCCTGACCGACGTGTTGACCGCGGAGAACCTGTCGACGGCGTTCGGGCAGTCGATCGCGCTGGATGTCATCGACGGCCGTTATTTCGCGCGTCGTACCAGGAGTCGCGCGGCACACAGGAGAGCAAAATGA
- a CDS encoding NUDIX hydrolase, translating into MLIRDERSAESLEVFLMRRHSAMDFVAGVMVFPGGGVDDRDRNADVAWHGQDRHWWAQRFGVDVELAEALVCAAARETFEECGVLFAGAADDPDLLVDDASVYREQRAALENKTLSFGEFLRSEKLMLRADLLRPWANWVTPKEERTRRYDTYFFVGAIPDGQLADGDNTETDKADWVTPQAALDDFAEGRSFLLPPTWTQLDALHGRTVAEVLAVERQIVAVEPHLSAQQGGNWEIEFFNGDRYNEARNRRAPQGYTDGAPLA; encoded by the coding sequence ATGCTGATCCGCGACGAGCGGTCCGCGGAGAGCCTCGAGGTCTTTCTGATGCGCCGGCACTCGGCGATGGATTTTGTGGCCGGGGTGATGGTGTTTCCCGGCGGCGGCGTCGACGACCGCGATCGCAACGCCGACGTGGCCTGGCACGGCCAGGACCGGCACTGGTGGGCGCAGCGATTCGGCGTCGACGTGGAGCTGGCCGAGGCGCTGGTGTGCGCGGCGGCCCGGGAGACGTTCGAAGAATGCGGCGTCCTGTTCGCGGGGGCGGCCGATGACCCGGACCTGCTGGTCGACGACGCCTCGGTGTACCGGGAGCAGCGCGCCGCCCTGGAGAACAAGACGTTGTCGTTCGGGGAGTTCCTGCGCTCGGAGAAGTTGATGCTGCGGGCCGACCTGCTACGCCCGTGGGCCAACTGGGTCACGCCCAAAGAGGAGCGCACCCGCCGCTACGACACGTACTTCTTCGTCGGTGCGATTCCGGACGGTCAGCTCGCCGACGGAGACAACACCGAGACCGACAAAGCCGACTGGGTGACCCCTCAGGCAGCGCTCGACGACTTCGCCGAGGGGCGCAGTTTCCTGCTGCCGCCGACGTGGACGCAGCTCGATGCGCTGCACGGTCGCACCGTCGCCGAGGTGCTCGCCGTCGAGCGACAGATCGTGGCGGTCGAACCCCACCTCTCGGCCCAGCAGGGCGGGAACTGGGAGATCGAGTTCTTCAACGGTGACCGCTACAACGAGGCGCGGAACCGGCGCGCTCCGCAGGGTTACACCGACGGGGCTCCGCTCGCGTGA
- a CDS encoding enoyl-CoA hydratase yields the protein MTEFVTVVLNERIATLLLSRPPTNALTRQVCREIAEAATELGGREDVCAVIVFGGHEIFSAGEDMPELQTLTEVEARQAAQVCQRAVDALAAIPKPTVAAITGYALGAGQTLALAADWRISGDNVKFGATEILAGLAPAAGGATRLAGAVGDSKAKDLVFSGRFVDAREALDLGLIDQLVAPDAVYDAAVTWASRFMDYSPEVLAAAKAAFGGD from the coding sequence GTGACCGAGTTCGTCACCGTTGTTCTCAACGAGCGCATCGCGACGCTGCTGCTGTCGCGGCCGCCCACCAACGCGCTGACGCGGCAGGTCTGCCGGGAGATCGCCGAGGCGGCCACGGAGCTCGGCGGGCGTGAGGATGTCTGCGCGGTCATCGTGTTCGGTGGCCACGAGATCTTCTCGGCCGGCGAGGACATGCCGGAATTGCAGACGTTGACCGAGGTCGAGGCGCGGCAGGCGGCGCAGGTCTGTCAGCGGGCCGTCGACGCACTCGCGGCGATACCGAAGCCCACCGTGGCCGCGATCACCGGATACGCGCTGGGAGCCGGGCAGACGCTGGCGCTGGCGGCCGACTGGCGGATCAGCGGCGACAACGTGAAGTTCGGTGCCACCGAGATCCTGGCCGGGCTGGCGCCCGCCGCCGGTGGCGCGACCCGTCTGGCCGGCGCCGTCGGCGACAGCAAGGCGAAGGACCTGGTGTTCAGCGGGCGCTTCGTCGACGCCCGCGAAGCGCTCGATCTGGGGCTGATCGACCAGCTGGTGGCCCCGGACGCGGTGTACGACGCCGCGGTCACCTGGGCGAGCCGATTCATGGACTATTCACCCGAGGTGTTGGCCGCCGCCAAGGCCGCGTTCGGTGGTGATTGA
- a CDS encoding class I SAM-dependent methyltransferase, which translates to MTETKEPGAYPDVAVPAPTPHATEAQVEAARHDTKLAQVLYHDWEAESYDEKWSISYDQRCIDYARGRFDAIVPDRVQRELPYDRALELGCGTGFFLLNLIQAGVARRGSVTDLSPGMVKVATRNGQSLGLDIDGRVADAEGIPYEDNTFDLVVGHAVLHHIPDVELSLREVVRVLKPGGRFIFAGEPTTVGNAYARRLADLTWKSTVAAMKLPGLAGWRRPQAELDENSRAAALEWIVDLHTFDPADLETMARNAGAVDVDTASEEFTAAMLGWPIRTFESTVPPGKLGWGWAKFAFGSWTTLSWVDANVLRRVVPKGWFYNVMVTGVKPS; encoded by the coding sequence ATGACGGAAACGAAGGAACCCGGCGCCTACCCTGATGTCGCCGTCCCGGCTCCGACGCCCCACGCGACCGAGGCGCAGGTCGAGGCCGCACGGCACGACACCAAGCTCGCCCAGGTGCTCTACCACGACTGGGAAGCCGAGAGTTACGACGAGAAGTGGTCGATCTCCTACGACCAGCGTTGCATCGACTACGCCCGCGGGCGGTTCGACGCGATCGTGCCCGACCGGGTGCAGCGCGAACTTCCCTACGACCGAGCCCTGGAACTGGGCTGCGGTACCGGGTTCTTCCTGCTCAACCTGATCCAGGCCGGAGTGGCGCGGCGGGGTTCGGTGACCGATCTGTCCCCGGGCATGGTCAAGGTCGCCACCCGCAACGGCCAGTCGCTCGGACTGGACATCGACGGCCGAGTAGCCGATGCCGAGGGCATCCCGTACGAGGACAACACCTTCGACCTGGTCGTCGGGCACGCAGTGCTGCACCACATCCCCGACGTCGAGTTGTCGCTGCGCGAGGTGGTGCGGGTGCTCAAGCCGGGGGGCCGGTTCATCTTCGCCGGTGAGCCCACCACGGTCGGTAACGCCTACGCGCGCCGGCTTGCCGATCTGACGTGGAAGTCCACCGTCGCGGCGATGAAGCTGCCCGGCCTCGCGGGCTGGCGTCGCCCGCAGGCCGAACTCGACGAGAACTCTCGGGCCGCCGCGCTGGAATGGATCGTCGACCTGCACACCTTCGACCCGGCCGACCTGGAGACGATGGCGCGCAACGCGGGTGCGGTCGACGTCGACACCGCCAGCGAGGAGTTCACCGCCGCGATGCTGGGCTGGCCGATCCGGACCTTCGAGTCCACGGTTCCGCCCGGCAAGCTGGGCTGGGGCTGGGCGAAATTCGCATTCGGCAGCTGGACGACACTGTCGTGGGTGGACGCCAACGTCCTGCGCCGCGTCGTGCCCAAGGGCTGGTTCTACAACGTCATGGTGACCGGGGTCAAGCCGTCGTAG
- a CDS encoding class I SAM-dependent methyltransferase → MVLQRHGDRGQAVVEFGLDDVRYLCSDAGKLALAEVARYRLTGPTLVADIDSARTHFADRAAVLVETVLLRRRAEAKFADPSGWLFTDDALQQATAAPVAEHRARRLTGATVHDATCSIGTELVALRNRADVVVGSDIDPVRLAMARHNLGPGGPDVLLCRADALRPVTADAVVVVDPARRSGSRRRFDPRAYVPPLDHLLEVLRARDHVVKCAPGVDFAVIGRLGFEGEVEVTSLAGSVREACLWSRGLADPQVRRRATMLDTAEQVTDAEPDDCPVAAAGRWIVDPDGAVVRAGLVRHYAARHGLWQLDPDIAYLSGDRLPEGVRGFEVLEQVPFGERHLRQALSARDVGAVEILVRGVDVDPDVLRPRLRLRGSTHLSVVVTRLGSGAASRATAFICRPSR, encoded by the coding sequence CTGGTTCTACAACGTCATGGTGACCGGGGTCAAGCCGTCGTAGAGTTCGGCCTCGACGATGTGCGGTATCTCTGCAGCGATGCGGGGAAGCTGGCGTTGGCGGAGGTCGCTCGGTATCGCCTGACCGGTCCGACGCTGGTCGCCGATATCGATTCGGCGCGAACGCATTTCGCCGACAGGGCGGCGGTACTGGTGGAGACCGTGCTGCTGCGCCGCAGAGCCGAAGCGAAGTTCGCCGACCCGTCGGGCTGGTTGTTCACCGACGACGCACTGCAGCAGGCCACCGCCGCGCCGGTGGCCGAGCACCGCGCCCGGCGACTGACCGGGGCCACCGTGCACGACGCCACATGTTCGATCGGCACCGAGCTTGTGGCACTTCGGAATCGGGCTGACGTCGTGGTGGGTAGTGACATCGACCCGGTGCGTCTTGCGATGGCCCGTCACAACCTCGGACCGGGCGGACCCGACGTGCTCCTGTGCCGCGCGGATGCGTTGCGGCCGGTGACCGCCGATGCGGTCGTCGTCGTCGACCCCGCGCGGCGCAGCGGTTCCAGGCGCCGCTTCGATCCCCGTGCCTACGTGCCGCCGCTCGACCACCTCCTGGAGGTGCTGCGGGCGCGCGACCACGTCGTGAAGTGTGCTCCCGGTGTGGATTTCGCCGTGATCGGCCGACTGGGATTCGAGGGCGAAGTGGAGGTGACCTCTCTGGCGGGCAGCGTCCGGGAAGCCTGCCTCTGGTCGCGTGGTCTGGCCGACCCGCAGGTGCGTCGGCGGGCCACGATGCTCGACACCGCCGAACAGGTCACCGACGCCGAGCCCGACGACTGCCCGGTGGCCGCCGCAGGGCGCTGGATCGTCGACCCCGACGGCGCGGTCGTGCGCGCGGGCCTGGTCCGCCACTACGCGGCCCGTCACGGTCTGTGGCAGCTCGATCCCGACATCGCATACCTGTCCGGTGACCGGCTGCCCGAAGGGGTACGTGGTTTCGAGGTCCTCGAGCAGGTTCCCTTCGGCGAACGGCACCTGCGGCAGGCTCTTTCGGCGCGAGATGTCGGAGCGGTCGAGATCCTGGTCCGCGGTGTCGACGTCGACCCCGACGTGCTGCGGCCGCGGCTGCGGTTGCGCGGCTCGACGCACCTGAGCGTCGTCGTCACCCGGCTCGGTTCCGGAGCGGCAAGCCGGGCAACGGCATTCATATGTCGTCCGTCACGCTGA
- a CDS encoding esterase — MRILAAALLAAGVAAGLAVAPVAAAETACADLGGTVDEEQICHVHAENPTYRLDYAFPDDYPDQQALTAYLTQTRDGFVNVSEMPGSWNLPYVLDARGTDYRSGPEDAGTRSVVFEVYENVGGAHPQTWYKTFNWDVEKEAPITFDTLFKPDTRPLDVIFPIVQADVARQLGVNAPISPADGLNPEKYQEFALTDDSVIFYFGQGEIMAGAGGALQATVPRSAIAPLLA; from the coding sequence ATGCGCATTCTCGCCGCTGCCCTGCTAGCTGCCGGTGTCGCGGCCGGTCTGGCGGTCGCCCCGGTGGCCGCAGCCGAGACGGCGTGCGCCGATCTGGGCGGCACGGTCGACGAGGAGCAGATCTGTCACGTGCATGCGGAGAACCCCACCTACCGCTTGGACTACGCGTTTCCCGACGACTATCCCGACCAGCAGGCTCTGACGGCCTACCTGACGCAGACCCGCGACGGCTTCGTCAACGTCTCCGAGATGCCGGGGTCGTGGAATCTGCCCTACGTGCTGGACGCCAGGGGGACCGACTACCGGTCCGGACCCGAGGACGCCGGCACCCGCAGCGTGGTGTTCGAGGTGTACGAGAACGTCGGCGGCGCGCACCCTCAGACCTGGTACAAGACCTTCAACTGGGATGTCGAGAAGGAGGCCCCGATCACCTTCGACACCCTGTTCAAGCCGGACACCCGGCCTCTCGACGTGATCTTCCCGATCGTGCAGGCCGACGTGGCCCGCCAACTCGGGGTGAACGCGCCGATCTCACCCGCCGACGGTCTGAACCCCGAGAAGTACCAGGAGTTCGCGCTCACCGACGATTCGGTGATCTTCTATTTCGGTCAAGGCGAGATCATGGCCGGTGCCGGGGGTGCGCTGCAGGCGACGGTGCCGCGCAGTGCGATCGCGCCACTGCTGGCCTGA
- a CDS encoding alanine/glycine:cation symporter family protein, translating to MSDFLSAVNSYVWSNALVYLCLAAGVYFSIRSRFVQVRQVPEMIRLMFKGETSPSGVSSFQALTMSLAGRVGTGNIAGVATAIAFGGPGALFWMWTVAFLGASTSFVECTLGQIYKTRDKLTGEYRGGPAYYLSRAFAHTKAAPAMKVYGYIFAAVTILAMGLLLPSVQSNSMASAMNSAWGVSKWWVAVGTVIVLAFVIIGGVKRIATFASIVVPFMAVVYIVLAMVVVLMNASEVPGIISLIFASAFGLDSAFGAILGAAVMWGVKRGIYSNEAGQGTGPHAAAAAEVSHPAKQGLVQAFAVYIDTLFICSATGFLILSTGAYRVFEGESADGAVIREGGSILPADAEVGPAFAQTGFDTLWSGAGSSFIAISLAFFCITTIIAYYYMAETNLRFLLGKTSTVDVPFLRGTVGSNATLVLQALILVSVTLGAVSTASEAWTLGDIGVGLMAWLNIVGIIILQQPAYKALWDYEKQKKQGLDPTFDPVALGIVGATFWENYDPVTGKDKEVSKAT from the coding sequence TTGTCGGATTTCTTGAGCGCGGTAAACAGCTATGTATGGAGCAACGCACTGGTCTACCTGTGCCTTGCCGCAGGTGTGTATTTCTCCATCCGGTCGAGGTTCGTCCAGGTCCGGCAGGTTCCCGAGATGATCCGGCTGATGTTCAAAGGCGAGACCTCGCCCTCGGGTGTCTCGAGCTTCCAGGCGCTGACGATGTCGCTGGCCGGGCGGGTGGGCACCGGCAACATCGCCGGGGTCGCGACCGCCATCGCCTTCGGCGGCCCGGGCGCCCTGTTCTGGATGTGGACCGTCGCTTTCCTCGGTGCCTCCACGTCGTTCGTCGAGTGCACCCTGGGCCAGATCTACAAGACCCGCGACAAGCTCACGGGTGAATATCGCGGCGGCCCGGCGTACTACCTCAGTCGGGCTTTCGCACATACCAAGGCTGCGCCGGCGATGAAGGTGTACGGGTACATCTTCGCGGCCGTCACCATCCTGGCGATGGGTCTGCTGCTGCCCAGTGTGCAGTCCAACTCGATGGCCTCGGCGATGAACTCGGCGTGGGGCGTCTCGAAGTGGTGGGTGGCCGTCGGCACCGTGATCGTGCTGGCGTTCGTCATCATCGGTGGCGTCAAACGCATCGCGACCTTCGCGTCCATCGTGGTGCCGTTCATGGCCGTCGTCTACATCGTTCTCGCGATGGTGGTGGTGCTGATGAACGCCAGCGAGGTCCCGGGCATCATCTCGCTGATCTTCGCCAGCGCGTTCGGGCTGGACTCGGCTTTCGGCGCCATTCTCGGCGCCGCGGTGATGTGGGGCGTGAAGCGCGGCATCTACTCCAATGAGGCGGGCCAGGGCACCGGCCCGCATGCCGCAGCGGCCGCCGAGGTGTCGCACCCCGCCAAGCAGGGCCTCGTCCAGGCGTTCGCCGTCTACATCGACACCCTGTTCATCTGCTCGGCAACCGGGTTCCTGATCCTGTCGACGGGCGCCTACCGCGTCTTCGAGGGTGAGAGCGCCGACGGTGCGGTGATCCGCGAAGGTGGCAGCATCCTGCCGGCCGATGCCGAGGTCGGTCCGGCGTTCGCCCAGACGGGATTCGACACGCTGTGGAGTGGTGCCGGTTCCAGCTTCATCGCCATCTCACTGGCGTTCTTCTGCATCACGACGATCATCGCCTACTACTACATGGCGGAGACGAACCTGCGCTTCCTGCTGGGTAAGACCTCGACGGTCGATGTGCCGTTCCTTCGGGGCACGGTCGGCTCGAACGCGACCCTGGTGCTGCAGGCGCTGATCCTGGTGTCGGTGACGCTGGGCGCGGTGTCCACGGCGTCGGAGGCGTGGACGCTGGGTGACATCGGTGTCGGGCTGATGGCGTGGCTCAACATCGTCGGCATCATCATCCTGCAGCAGCCCGCCTACAAGGCCCTGTGGGATTACGAGAAGCAGAAGAAGCAGGGGCTGGACCCGACGTTCGACCCGGTCGCTCTGGGCATCGTCGGCGCCACGTTCTGGGAGAACTACGACCCGGTCACCGGCAAGGACAAGGAAGTCAGCAAGGCGACATGA